Genomic window (Rhododendron vialii isolate Sample 1 chromosome 4a, ASM3025357v1):
TTGTTTATCATTTGCATTTAAATTAGAAGAGAATGCAATACCTGACTTATCAAAATTGATCCTTTGTCCTGATGCCATACCATAATTCTTCAGAATAGCCTTAAGAGCTTTACAATACTGCATTTCTGCTTTGAGGAAAAGAATGGCATCATCTGCGAAGAAAACATGAGACAATTGAGGGCAGTTACGCGCCATCTTGATCCCCACAAGAGCTTTGTTCCTGCAGGCCTTTGAAAGCAATCGGGACAACACATCTTTCACAATGACAAATAAATAGGGGGATAAAGGATCTCCTTGACGAATTCCCCTTCTTGGCCTGATCTTCACTCTAGCTTCTCCATTAATGCACACATTAAAACTGACAGTTGAGATGCACTGAACCACCCACTGAACCCACTTTTGATGAAATCCCATCTTTACCAGCAATGCTTCCACAAAATCCCATTCCACCCTATCATATGCTTTATTGAAGTCTAACTTGACAGCCATAAACCCATCCTGccctttcttcttcatcttcagaAAATGGAACGCCTCATGAGCCACTATAACATTATCCTGAATCATCCTGCCAGGTACAAAAGCAGACTGGTTTGGGGTGATAACCTTTATAAGAATACTCTTAAGCCTATTAGCCATCACCTTAGAAATCACTTTCATGGAGAAGTTGCATAAGCTAATCGGTCTGAACTGACCCAATGATTCAGGAAACATAACCTTGGGAATCAGAACTATATTAGTATTATTTAACTCCTTCAACATGAACCCATTAGAAAAGAAACGCTTCACTGCCTTACACACTCCTTCCCCTACCTTACCCCAATAGGTCTGAAAGAAAAATCCCGGATATCCATCCGGTCCCGGAGCTTTAAGGGAACCCAATTCGAATGCAGCATGTTTAATCTCCTCCACTGACACTTCTCTTACCAAATCACGATTCATCTCGTCTGTAATACATCTATCCACCACATAAAGCACATCTGAAAACTCTCTAATTCCTGAACGGTCGAACAAATTTGAGAAATATTCAGAGATTAAGCCATTAATACCATCCTCATCCTGGATCCAGTCTCCTCTATCAGATTTAagcatcaaaatttgattacgTTGCCTCCTCTGGTTGATAGTAGCATGAAAAAACGCAGAATTTTTATCTCCGTAAGAAAGCCAATTCACTCTAGACCGTTGATGAAGAGCCATCTCCTCTCGCAATGAAAGAATCTCAATCTCCTTCAAAATCTCCTTTTCTCTAAGAAAATTTTCCTGTGAAAAAGGGAGAATTTGAATAGCTTTGAGATTACTCTGTAAAAGCTTCAACTTCAACTTATCTTTGCCAAAAACCTGCCTGCTCCATTCCAACAAAGCTGCTTtgcatttctttaatttttgaacTAAACCAAATAAATCAGAGCCTCCTTGATGAAAGTCCCATGCCCTGGTAACCACTTGCCCACAATCCGAATGGGTAGTCCACTTCGATTCAAACTTAAAATTAAAAGGAACTTTCTTTAAAGGAACACTACATTTGATCAGAAGAGGGCAATGATCCGAGCCCACCCGGAGTTCATGCATGACTTGCGAAAGAGGAAATAAATTGCGCCAAGCCACAGAAGCCAAAGCTCTATCTAAACGAATACGGATGTTATTCTCCCCTCCTTGATTGTTAGACCAAGTATAGCAAGGCCCCTTGAATTCTAGATCCATAAATTCACACTCTGAAATCATACTATGAAATTGATCCAGTCTACCCCTGCTGCATGGGTTTCCACCTTGCTTTTCAGCTTGGGATCCACAATCATTAAGGTCTCCAACACACAGCCATGGATAAATATTCTCTCTAGCAACCATCTTCAAACTATTCCAAAATTCCAATCTATGATTCCAAATAGGAGGAGCATAAACAAAGGTAACTAACCACGGAGAGCTAACACGAGGCCATTTAACTACACATCtaaacatatttttagatttaaaaCGAACATCCAAAATTACCTCATCAGACCACCAAAGAGCAAGTCCACCTGAGGTACCATCCGGGTCAACGTAGCACCCATTATTGAAACGGAGACTCCTCCTTATTTTTTCTAGTGTCACcctcttattttttgtctccatGAGGAATACCACTAGAGGACGATGAGCTATACATAGCCCTCGTAAGATCTGGAATGTCAGGGGTCGCCCTATCCCCTGAACATTCCAGCTGAGCATCACCATTGCACCCGTGGCTGTTCAAGGCCAGCCACCAACGCCCCTTCATCATTCTGAATTGAACCCCCAGAAGCAGAGATCTCAGGCCCAATAACTCCCTCATGATCAGACTCCCCTGATTTATCCCCTTCTCTCACTTCTACATCCACCAAATCAACATCGCACAAAATCGGGATCTTATTCCAGCCTTTGTTGATGTTTCTGCCTGCCCTACCTCCTCGTCTACCCCTTCCCCTTCCAAGACCAATTCCCATGTTTCACAAGGCATTGAGCGGCTCTTCTATTACATTATGCAACAAAACTGCACTCAATACCTGTTTGGAATGGCTAAAGAAAATTGTGAAGCAGCAGCGGCTTACAATGCGCTAAAGATATCTGTACAATACAAAAGCTTATTATAATGTGCTTTAGTCATCGTTATTGTGGAATGGAGGACCGAAAACAATCATATTTTTGCCTTTGCTCGGTGGTAATGAGCAAGAACTTCggcaaacaaacaaatgtgAACGGCCCCTGAAACATGGAGATTTTTATGATCACAAGGTATCATACAATTCTGTTACACAGATATACATAGAAGACAAGCTTTATGCCTAAAGTATAGAAAAACTTATTATCCATATGGTTCATCAGTTACATTACTCATCCATAAAGTTATGAAAACAGAGTATAGAAGCATCATCTGCCTCCAGAGAGTTGGGACTCTGCAACAGAATAAGAGTGCGTAAACGCCTTATCCATAGAAGACGGATACGACAGTGCAAAATCATCAAACCCTTCGCGGTGAGCAAACATTAGACCCGCGGCAGAAATGCCCATTAGTTTCAACTCTGGTAGAGGAATATCTCCCTCCAAATACTCCACAACTTGCCTCATATTCGGCCTTGCGACCGGCTCAGAGTGGGAACACAACAATCCCAGCTTCAAaaccaactccacttcctccaCCACATACTCACTTCCCAATTTAGGATCAACGGTTCGCAAAACTTCCCCTCTGCTCCAAAAGGAAAACACCCAATCCACCAAAACTAAGTCCTCTGCTGCTGCTCGTGGCTCAATGGGCCTCCTCCCACATACCACCTCGAGCAAAAAGGCACCAAAAGCATAGACATCGGTGCTCGTTGTGGCCTTCCCGGTTCTAGTGTGCTCCGGTGCAAGATACCCAAGTGTTCCAACCACATGAGTGGTTTGTGGATCGGTTCCGTGATCATACAATCTAGCTAGCCCAAAATCGCCCAATCTCCCATTTAATTCGCCATCTAACAACACATTACTCGCCTTGACATCTCTATGAATAACAATTTGCTCCCACCCTTCGTGTAAATAGAAAAGGCCCGCCGCCACACCCCTGATGACTCGAAATCTTTGCTGCCAATTGAGGGTACAACTCGGCTGGTCATAAAGCAATTTATCTAGACTTCCACTAGGCATGTAGTCATAGACTAAAAGGAGCTCACCTTTTCGGCGACAATAACCCAAGAGTTGAACTAAATTTCGGTGGCGCATACGTCCAATACTAACGATTTCCGCCACGAATTCCTTCATTCCTTGCCTAGATTCATGTGATACCCTCTTCACTGCGACCTCAATTTTTGACGTGGGCAGTATTCCTCTATAAACCCTACCAAATCCCCCACTACCCAATAGCCCCTTTTCCCTAAACCCTTTGGTGGCAATATACAAGTCCTTGTACTTGAACCTATGAGGACCATAGTCAAGTTCCCAATCTTCAAGCACTTCAGCAAACTTCCTCTTCCTTCCAACATAATAAACTACCCCTGAAACCACTCCAGACACCAAAACTAAACAAATCAAAGGCAACCCAATTGTCAGAAACCTAGAAACTTTCTTGGGTCCGATGCGAGGAAGCTTAGGGAGTTGAGAGAAATCAAACCCATCAGCCAATCCATTATTCATCTTAAAGCTCCAAGCCAAGATATAATGGGAAGTTGTGACTGATCCAGTAGAGGAAGAGAACCCAACGTACATATTTTGGTTCAAGAACGGGGAAAGATCCTTAGAAAGAGTCAATAGCGGCGTGCTCGGCTTGGGCGAACGAACCCGAGCCATAGTAACATTCATTTCCTTCTTTCCCCCATCGTATTCAACCCAAACTTGCATCGCCTTACCGCTGATCAgactcaaattttgaaacctCCCATTTGAAGAATAGTACCCAGCTGGGTGAGGCACATCAGATTTCAGCCCATTAATATCAATGCCAACATGGTTATCATTTATATCTTGAAACTCGCTACTGGTTATTGTATCAAGCTCTACCGCAACCACGTGGTTGGTTGAGTTCCCGTTATTGGTTCCATTGAAGAGGCCCAACCACTGGCTGGGTAGAGCACCGGGGAGGTGCGGGGCGGGGGCCACGACGAAGGCGATGCCGTGGCCGGAGAGGGTGGGGTACTCGGGGATtatggagaagatgaaggagGTGGAGAAGGATGAGGCGGTGGAGTTCGGGGAGGGTTTGAAGAGGAATGGGGTTGGGTAGAAGGCGTGGCCCGTTCGTTGGCGGGTGCCGTTGGTTAAGGCTAAGAGCCCCGAGGGTGTGAACTCGGCTATGCCGTCGAGGGTGAGGTTTGGTGAGGGGGCTTTGAAGTTATTGAAGGAGAAGCTGGGGTGGTCTTGGGCGGGTGTGGAGGGGAGAagagcgaggaggaggaggagaggagagagagagaaaagagaagtgAGAAACATGGCTAATTGGCTATGGAATGAATGGGTGTGAGAGTCTCCAGACCGATGCTTAGAGGGAATGGGATCTCCTTTTATTTGGTTCGATGTAAATCTTGGTGTGGGTTTTGCGTGGCATTGCTATGTCGTGGTAGGGTTCTTTGGGAGGATATGTGGGGTATGCCAAGTGTATACATATGAAAGGAATCTTGGCCAGTGGGTACTTTTTGCTTTGAATTGGATTTCAACCTAACATGTTCGGAGTAGCATTTAAGTTAACTATTTTAGTCAAATAGTAATTCTTCACTGGGATGTTTCGCTCCGACTCTCTATCCTCGTTTTACGCTACGGCTCACAATAAACAATACTCTAAAGTGTTCAAAGTTAAAATAGGAGGGTATTCAAATAAGGGGGCATTAAAATATCCTAATCCTAAAGTGTAGGTATTTAGCATTAGGTGAGAACAAGTTTGATGATACTAGTCATTTTGAATACCATAGCGTTGGTTCTAAAGCTGCCGTTGTACAATTACACTAGAAACGAGTAAAATTTTACGATAATTTCTTCAATATCAAAGTGCATACAAATTTCTAATTAAATCGTTTGACCGTGGAAAGATCATTCTATCCTTCAGGAATAATGCTCTTTCCTCTCTTGAAGGACTTTTCtatttttataggcaaaacgaACCCTCCTCGAATTTGCAGggtccctctttttttttttctttctacgGAATTCTATTCCAAACTCACAGACACGTCATGAGTAGAGAGCGGTGTTCACATATTTGGATCAGGAGCCCCTACTCTTACGTCAGATGAGTAAATTTGCACCTAAAgcacaaaataaattttcttgatGACgctacacaattttttttgacgaCACCCCACAATGTTTCTGCAGTATCACCACGTGGTGCTTCAAATACATTTTCTGTCGGGCATTAGTGTGGATTCCACTTTCAAGCATGTGGCTCGTACGCTGATGTGTGGGGGAAGAAAGCCCCTGAAGCACCTCCTCGCGGCGGTTCTCTCGGAGCAATTAATAATTCTCCATTTTTGTGAGAACAAAAGCCTAGATTTCTAAAGGGAAAATTGCTGGCAGGTGGAGCACCAAGCACAAAGAGAGAGGGCGAGTCGTGGTCGCTGTTATATAGAGAGAGGGGAGACGAAGGAGAATTGGGGGAAAAATGAAAGTGAGGGTTTTAAGTTGTATATAAACGAGGGtaaaataaacatttcaaattaaCACACCATATATTGGTGAGTATTGTACCTCTTGCCATGACAGCGATAATTTTGAAACTGATCCCCATGGATTTGTGATTAAAGCCCGTCCACATCTCTCTCCGGTCATTCTACCATTTCTAGAAGGAAAACAAATTGATTGCCGATGGGCCAGAGCCCGTACACTTCGATTATGCCACTCTTCATCCTCCTTCAACGGATCCAGACATAGCCACTGaagtctttctttttcttttttttttggtaaacgcCACTGAAGTCTTTCTGGTGGCTATTTTTGGTCAATAGATTTGGACAATCGTAGTCAATTGTCGCCGCGCACGACTGTGTTAAGGTGGGCTGCGGCTTGAAATTTGTGATTTCACTgatttgttgtttgttttcctaattaattcttagaattggaaaatgattttcacactttccttttaattattcatactccttttttttttattcacatgaaaTTACAATATTCTTTTTAAATGTGTGAAAAAGTGTATTAAACAAAtggtaaaatagtaaattcaagtgagtaaagataaaaatgaaagtatgaacaataaaaaagaaagtgtgaaaattaatttcttaaaTCTTTTGGTTTTTACTGTTCAAATGAGGACTTTAATAATGCAATGTACTATATGCAAAAGACTTGAACAAAGGGACACGTGACGGTGGGACCACCACGGCTGCTCTTGCAAATCTTTTCGTCAGCATCGGCCAAACATTTTGGATTCCGATCCTGTCTATTTGATTCGGACCAATTCGGTCTATTTGAGTGCATTTAAAttgtttaaaagtgttttgagtGGTCTATATTTGAAGagattgttaattatttttaaacatTCCTTTAAATCTGGGccatccaaaatatttttggatattttggaCGGCCTACATGCAACAAATGGTCTGAATTGGTCCGAGGCAAATGGACGGAATCCGCCCCAAAACTTTTTTAGGATTTCTTGAACCAGTGATAGTCTGATCTTTTTAgcatgattttttaaatttctttcttttagttttCACAAGATTTGGGTCAAATTCTTACACTAAATGgaaaaagtataaatatatagaTTAAAGTTGAACAAGATTCATAAACGATGAAAAAGaccaaaacaaattgaaaatttcgaATTTTGGGGATAAAGTTGGACTTTTTTTACCAATAAGaccaaaagattttattaacaaCAAAAGTACTATTTTCATCAACGAAAATACCAATAGAAGTTGTGTAATACTGTAATTCACCCTTTATGAATTGTGAATTAGCATGTTTAGGTTTTAAGTTTCAAGATATGTGCACAAAGTACTCGAATATATAccgaagaaaaaaagaaatataatatCCCGTATATGTTTGATCGAAAAAAGAATTATTGCATTAAGAGCGAATGATTATTTAATTAGTTTAGAAAAGGAACCAATTGAAATATGGCATGCTCTTACAAACCCGTTCAAATGTATTTATAGGACAAGTTTTCAGCAAAGTTAATTAGTCCAATTTTTCATCATATATtcggtagtttttttttttcttccatgtaAACGAGGGCTAAATTGGGAACCTTCTAACAAAACCTTATCAGCAGATGAAGATAAATGGATCAACCTTTATGGTTTTGCCCCTTCGGGTTGTTCTTGTTTTGCCCCTTCGggttgttcttgttttttggcGTTAGTTTGGTTTTTGCATGGTTCTCGGTTTCAGGATTATTTAGGATGTGCGGTTGCCTTCTTG
Coding sequences:
- the LOC131323922 gene encoding uncharacterized protein LOC131323922, with the protein product MGATLTRMVPQVDLLFGGLMRLEFWNSLKMVARENIYPWLCVGDLNDCGSQAEKQGGNPCSRGRLDQFHSMISECEFMDLEFKGPCYTWSNNQGGENNIRIRLDRALASVAWRNLFPLSQVMHELRVGSDHCPLLIKCSVPLKKVPFNFKFESKWTTHSDCGQVVTRAWDFHQGGSDLFGLVQKLKKCKAALLEWSRQVFGKDKLKLKLLQSNLKAIQILPFSQENFLREKEILKEIEILSLREEMALHQRSRVNWLSYGDKNSAFFHATINQRRQRNQILMLKSDRGDWIQDEDGINGLISEYFSNLFDRSGIREFSDVLYVVDRCITDEMNRDLVREVSVEEIKHAAFELGSLKAPGPDGYPGFFFQTYWGKVGEGVCKAVKRFFSNGFMLKELNNTNIVLIPKVMFPESLGQFRPISLCNFSMKVISKVMANRLKSILIKVITPNQSAFVPGRMIQDNVIVAHEAFHFLKMKKKGQDGFMAVKLDFNKAYDRVEWDFVEALLVKMGFHQKWVQWVVQCISTVSFNVCINGEARVKIRPRRGIRQGDPLSPYLFVIVKDVLSRLLSKACRNKALVGIKMARNCPQLSHVFFADDAILFLKAEMQYCKALKAILKNYGMASGQRINFDKSGIAFSSNLNANDKQLVCDFFDIPSMKLDSKYLGLPSFWGKSKADAYLYLVERALYKMQGWKCSQMSQGGKEIMIKSVVQAIPSYAMSCFLLPKSICDKLNSIVSNFWWKGDPEKKGIHWKSWECMTRPKEEGGMGFRNFRAMNEALLARQSWRLLKNPNAYWAKILKGLYFPNSSFLEAVKGSRASWFKVATQKPVGSSIEWVADIIDKERGCWKKERLNLVVSAEEIQAITSIPISLFLREDVLVWHFSSTGVYTVKSGYRVAYQALFPLSSIPSSSFVPNKNMWDIIWKLDIPHKMRHFWWRACSNSLATKENLVRRRCGVSKVCPICGDTDEAIEHLIFNCQWVRAVWFGCNIHLNLNQENSSSIQRWTSQVVENLKGKELCQFLEIRIPPSIHMDNPSFEDSYSHWRAPDQGCYKFNCDAAVMSQRGEAAVVSVLRDWKGDLVDGRVGRTSVTSPLQGELLAIRLACEMAGALGISNACIESDNQQAIKLSVSELVPPWEVMSLVSDIRQFRQYVGLSFSWVKRTGNQLAHFVATKAIRNLLPLNWVAAPPSFISSVVSRESPPFL
- the LOC131322052 gene encoding L-type lectin-domain containing receptor kinase IV.1-like — protein: MFLTSLFSLSPLLLLLALLPSTPAQDHPSFSFNNFKAPSPNLTLDGIAEFTPSGLLALTNGTRQRTGHAFYPTPFLFKPSPNSTASSFSTSFIFSIIPEYPTLSGHGIAFVVAPAPHLPGALPSQWLGLFNGTNNGNSTNHVVAVELDTITSSEFQDINDNHVGIDINGLKSDVPHPAGYYSSNGRFQNLSLISGKAMQVWVEYDGGKKEMNVTMARVRSPKPSTPLLTLSKDLSPFLNQNMYVGFSSSTGSVTTSHYILAWSFKMNNGLADGFDFSQLPKLPRIGPKKVSRFLTIGLPLICLVLVSGVVSGVVYYVGRKRKFAEVLEDWELDYGPHRFKYKDLYIATKGFREKGLLGSGGFGRVYRGILPTSKIEVAVKRVSHESRQGMKEFVAEIVSIGRMRHRNLVQLLGYCRRKGELLLVYDYMPSGSLDKLLYDQPSCTLNWQQRFRVIRGVAAGLFYLHEGWEQIVIHRDVKASNVLLDGELNGRLGDFGLARLYDHGTDPQTTHVVGTLGYLAPEHTRTGKATTSTDVYAFGAFLLEVVCGRRPIEPRAAAEDLVLVDWVFSFWSRGEVLRTVDPKLGSEYVVEEVELVLKLGLLCSHSEPVARPNMRQVVEYLEGDIPLPELKLMGISAAGLMFAHREGFDDFALSYPSSMDKAFTHSYSVAESQLSGGR